One Phoenix dactylifera cultivar Barhee BC4 chromosome 14, palm_55x_up_171113_PBpolish2nd_filt_p, whole genome shotgun sequence DNA window includes the following coding sequences:
- the LOC103704816 gene encoding auxin-responsive protein IAA25-like codes for MKAILFETPPKEKAGRWGGGELHEDRAKETASGLQNHLELRLGISLNNGSDDTVATPTSDGRSRGGSRPSFFTTPDGLHLQAAETWLPQSRTGFIHPWSLAARQQKAVLEQAHHNPNPPPPPPSSTIPRTTHQQSFSPVVGWPPICAFRKNLVDPQSLKSEMDEEKDAKRVKLVEAEAIIKELEVKPTMFVKVNMEGCFVGRKIDLKAHDSYKSLFHALKKMFDNFLSINDSNNSNEEEQDEVASSDFILIYEDHEGDRMLVGDVPWKLFLASVKRLYIGHNPNAPNKVNGEVPGDQN; via the exons ATGAAGGCCATACTGTTTGAAACCCCACCCAAAGAAAAGGCAGGCCGATGGGGTGGAGGAGAGTTGCATGAAGATAGAGCTAAGGAAACAGCCAGTGGCTTGCAGAACCACCTTGAGCTGAGGCTTGGCATCTCCTTAAACAACGGCTCGGACGACACGGTAGCTACCCCCACCAGCGATGGACGATCTCGTGGAGGGAGCAGACCGAGTTTCTTCACCACACCGGATGGGCTACATCTCCAGGCGGCCGAGACATGGCTTCCTCAAAGCCGTACTGGATTCATTCACCCATGGAGTCTTGCTGCCCGGCAACAGAAGGCCGTCCTCGAGCAAGCTCACCAcaatcccaatcctcctcctcctcctccttcttctacCATACCAAG AACCACGCATCAACAATCTTTTTCACCAGTCGTGGGCTGGCCTCCAATTTGTGCTTTCCGGAAGAATTTAGTAGATCCACAATCATTGAAATCTGAGATGGATGAGGAAAAGGATGCGAAAAGAGTAAAGCTGGTAGAGGCGGAAGCCATAATCAAAGAGCTTGAGGTAAAACCTACAATGTTTGTGAAAGTAAATATGGAAGGATGCTTTGTTGGAAGGAAGATTGACTTGAAGGCTCATGATAGCTATAAATCGCTCTTTCATGCCCTCAAAAAAATGTTCGACAACTTTCTCTCAA TTAATGACTCAAACAACTCTAATGAGGAAGAACAAGATGAAGTGGCTTCTTCCGACTTCATTCTTATTTATGAAGATCATGAAGGTGATAGAATGCTTGTGGGAGATGTGCCATGGAA GTTATTTCTCGCTTCAGTAAAAAGGCTATATATTGGCCATAATCCTAATGCACCAAATAAAG TTAATGGAGAAGTACCTGGAGATCAAAACTAA
- the LOC103704814 gene encoding amino acid permease 6-like isoform X1: MKDVEGGNHERQGTLWSATAHIVAAVIGSGALALAWSVAQLGWMVGPVVLFGFSCVTYYTSTLLANCYRFPDPINGTINRSYIDAVRSYLGPRKVFFCGCAQYVNLWGTLVGYTITASTSMIAVKRASCFHRHGHGARCDASGSMYMVVFGVFQLILSQFPSLENITCLSVVAVATAFGYSFISLGLCIGKWVSHGDFRGTLAGATDGSSGHKAFNVLLSLGNMAFSYTFADILIEIQDTLKSPPPENKTMKKATFYGIGLTTIFYLSLGCTGYAAFGNDAPGNILAGSGFYEPFWLVDIANICVVVHLIGAYQVYAQPIFFRFENYIASQWPEAKFIHTTYYVRVPFAEAGSLSFTLSKLVLRTIFIMFTTLVAMLLPFFNAVLGLIGALGFWPLSVYFPVGMHIAQKKISRGAPKWFLLQGLSFLCLLISLAASIGSVADIVRNLKVAAPFKTVY; this comes from the exons atGAAAGACGTTGAGGGAGGTAACCATGAAAGGCAAG GAACCTTGTGGTCCGCAACAGCTCACATCGTCGCAGCCGTGATAGGCTCTGGTGCACTAGCGCTTGCATGGAGTGTTGCTCAGTTGGGTTGGATGGTCGGGCCTGTCGTTCTCTTTGGCTTCTCCTGCGTCACCTACTACACCTCCACTCTCCTGGCCAACTGCTATAGGTTCCCCGATCCGATAAATGGGACCATCAATCGCTCGTATATTGATGCAGTTAGATCCTATCTAG GACCAAGAAAAGTGTTCTTCTGTGGATGTGCTCAGTATGTGAATCTATGGGGAACTCTAGTGGGCTACACTATAACAGCCAGTACTAGCATGAT TGCGGTGAAGCGAGCGAGCTGCTTCCATAGGCATGGGCATGGTGCGAGATGTGATGCTTCTGGGAGCATGTACATGGTGGTATTTGGGGTGTTTCAACTTATTCTGTCGCAGTTTCCGAGCTTGGAGAACATAACATGCCTCTCTGTGGTGGCGGTGGCGACAGCATTCGGTTATTCCTTCATCAGCCTCGGCCTCTGTATCGGTAAATGGGTGTCTCATGGTGACTTCAGAGGGACATTAGCTGGTGCTACCGATGGATCATCAGGTCACAAGGCATTTAATGTGCTCCTCTCCCTCGGAAACATGGCTTTTTCTTATACTTTCGCCGATATCTTGATCGAGATACAG GATACATTGAAGTCACCACCCCCCGAAAACAAGACCATGAAGAAGGCGACGTTCTACGGAATTGGGCTGACCACCATCTTCTACCTATCGCTTGGTTGCACAGGATATGCTGCATTCGGAAATGATGCTCCTGGTAACATCCTCGCTGGCTCTGGATTCTATGAGCCCTTCTGGCTTGTCGACATAGCCAATATATGTGTCGTAGTTCATCTCATTGGAGCATACCAG GTCTACGCTCAACCAATCTTCTTCAGGTTTGAGAATTATATTGCTTCCCAATGGCCAGAAGCCAAGTTCATCCACACAACCTACTATGTCAGAGTGCCGTTCGCAGAGGCTGGCTCGCTGAGCTTCACGCTGTCGAAGCTCGTCCTGCGAACTATCTTCATCATGTTCACGACTTTGGTCGCCATGCTGCTGCCTTTCTTTAATGCAGTTCTAGGCCTTATTGGTGCTTTAGGCTTCTGGCCGCTATCAGTTTACTTTCCAGTGGGCATGCACATCGCTCAGAAAAAGATCAGCAGGGGAGCACCAAAATGGTTCTTGCTGCAGGGTCTTAGTTTCCTTTGTCTACTAATCTCTCTTGCTGCCAGCATTGGCTCTGTGGCTGATATTGTACGTAACCTTAAGGTTGCTGCTCCTTTCAAGACTGTTTACTAG
- the LOC103704814 gene encoding amino acid permease 6-like isoform X2 yields MNKSDGFGTLWSATAHIVAAVIGSGALALAWSVAQLGWMVGPVVLFGFSCVTYYTSTLLANCYRFPDPINGTINRSYIDAVRSYLGPRKVFFCGCAQYVNLWGTLVGYTITASTSMIAVKRASCFHRHGHGARCDASGSMYMVVFGVFQLILSQFPSLENITCLSVVAVATAFGYSFISLGLCIGKWVSHGDFRGTLAGATDGSSGHKAFNVLLSLGNMAFSYTFADILIEIQDTLKSPPPENKTMKKATFYGIGLTTIFYLSLGCTGYAAFGNDAPGNILAGSGFYEPFWLVDIANICVVVHLIGAYQVYAQPIFFRFENYIASQWPEAKFIHTTYYVRVPFAEAGSLSFTLSKLVLRTIFIMFTTLVAMLLPFFNAVLGLIGALGFWPLSVYFPVGMHIAQKKISRGAPKWFLLQGLSFLCLLISLAASIGSVADIVRNLKVAAPFKTVY; encoded by the exons ATGAATAAATCTGATGGATTCG GAACCTTGTGGTCCGCAACAGCTCACATCGTCGCAGCCGTGATAGGCTCTGGTGCACTAGCGCTTGCATGGAGTGTTGCTCAGTTGGGTTGGATGGTCGGGCCTGTCGTTCTCTTTGGCTTCTCCTGCGTCACCTACTACACCTCCACTCTCCTGGCCAACTGCTATAGGTTCCCCGATCCGATAAATGGGACCATCAATCGCTCGTATATTGATGCAGTTAGATCCTATCTAG GACCAAGAAAAGTGTTCTTCTGTGGATGTGCTCAGTATGTGAATCTATGGGGAACTCTAGTGGGCTACACTATAACAGCCAGTACTAGCATGAT TGCGGTGAAGCGAGCGAGCTGCTTCCATAGGCATGGGCATGGTGCGAGATGTGATGCTTCTGGGAGCATGTACATGGTGGTATTTGGGGTGTTTCAACTTATTCTGTCGCAGTTTCCGAGCTTGGAGAACATAACATGCCTCTCTGTGGTGGCGGTGGCGACAGCATTCGGTTATTCCTTCATCAGCCTCGGCCTCTGTATCGGTAAATGGGTGTCTCATGGTGACTTCAGAGGGACATTAGCTGGTGCTACCGATGGATCATCAGGTCACAAGGCATTTAATGTGCTCCTCTCCCTCGGAAACATGGCTTTTTCTTATACTTTCGCCGATATCTTGATCGAGATACAG GATACATTGAAGTCACCACCCCCCGAAAACAAGACCATGAAGAAGGCGACGTTCTACGGAATTGGGCTGACCACCATCTTCTACCTATCGCTTGGTTGCACAGGATATGCTGCATTCGGAAATGATGCTCCTGGTAACATCCTCGCTGGCTCTGGATTCTATGAGCCCTTCTGGCTTGTCGACATAGCCAATATATGTGTCGTAGTTCATCTCATTGGAGCATACCAG GTCTACGCTCAACCAATCTTCTTCAGGTTTGAGAATTATATTGCTTCCCAATGGCCAGAAGCCAAGTTCATCCACACAACCTACTATGTCAGAGTGCCGTTCGCAGAGGCTGGCTCGCTGAGCTTCACGCTGTCGAAGCTCGTCCTGCGAACTATCTTCATCATGTTCACGACTTTGGTCGCCATGCTGCTGCCTTTCTTTAATGCAGTTCTAGGCCTTATTGGTGCTTTAGGCTTCTGGCCGCTATCAGTTTACTTTCCAGTGGGCATGCACATCGCTCAGAAAAAGATCAGCAGGGGAGCACCAAAATGGTTCTTGCTGCAGGGTCTTAGTTTCCTTTGTCTACTAATCTCTCTTGCTGCCAGCATTGGCTCTGTGGCTGATATTGTACGTAACCTTAAGGTTGCTGCTCCTTTCAAGACTGTTTACTAG